The Pseudoalteromonas rubra nucleotide sequence CTGACATTCAGTACGCGTTGCAGCACCCGCACACAGTTAGTCATAGATCAAAAGCTCAGCTGGATTTTTATATAGGCCCGGCGCCCCCGCGGATCGCCCGTTCTGGGGTCATAACTGCCGGCAATGGCCACATAAGGCGGATCTTCATCGGTTGTATTAACTATGCCTGCAATGAGCCGAGTTTCTGAGTCCTCTCTGACCACTTCACCTAGATTGACACTGTATTGCAGATCAATGGTGTTGAAAGAGCTGATAGATTCACCACTTACGTCATTTTCATAGCTGGCAACATGACGAAGATAGATATTTGCACTGTGCTCTCCGTCCGACCAGTTCATACCTATGCTGCCACGTAACCGCGGCGCCGGATTGCCGACCGTATTACGGTTGAGTTTACCCAGTCCATCACTGGTATTGCCGGATGCGTCCATTAAATCGTAGCTCAGCAGATAAGAGGCCTTCAGTTGTGGCCTAAAATCACCAAGATCCGTGCGATAAATGGTCGTTGCGCTGATATCCAGCCCGGAGGTATCAATCGCTTCTGCATTAATAAACTTGGTATTCACGATTGAAATGGTGCCCGCTGACGTACGGATCACTCGAGTCGGATCATTCGGATTCGCATTCACCACGGCCTGATGGCTCTCACGAGTAAGCACATCTTCAAAAGAAAAGTCCCAGTAATCTAAATCAACAGCAAGCTCGTCCAAAGAGAAGGATAAACCCAGATTAACGGCTTGTGAGGTTTCCGGCACCAGATCCGGGTCACCCACAGTTCGGTTACCACCAAAGGTTGTGGAGCCATCCTCCGGATCTGTGATGTTGGCAAAGTTGGTTTGTACCCCTTGTAACTGGTGAACAGAAGGGGCTCTGAAAGATGTACTGTAGGTACCACGGAACGAAAACAGGTCATTAGCAAGCCAGAGGAAAGACACTTTTGGATTGGTCGTATCGCCACCAAACTCACCATAGTCCTCATATCGCACCGCCGCACCAATTTCCAAATCCAGGGTCAGGGGCACCAATACCTCAGCAAACAGGGCTTTCACATCACGCTCACCGTAAAAATTCTGATTACCAATCAAAAAGGCAAAGCTGTCTTGCTGGGTAAAGGAATCATAGACATTATTGATAGACTCATCCCGGTATTGAAGGCCGAGCGCATAGCCAACATCTCCCCCACCCACATCAAACAGGGACTCTCCCGTTATCACGGCTTCGTAAACGCGCATTTCAGACTCTGCATCGCCCAGGTAGTCACCGATGATGAAGTCTCTCAGCAGCTCATTATCAGGGTCTTGAGGGTCAAAGGGGTTGAAGTAATAACACTCCCCTTGTCCAGCCTCAGCAGCGGTGGTGCCACTGCATTTTATTCCACCGAAACCATGCAAAGCAGCTTGAAAATTATCGGTAATGACATCTCTGGGGTTCAATATGGCGTCATTCGCTGCTGCAACAAATGAGAACTGCCAATATATCCCTTCGGTTAACTCGCCATCACCACCAAACGCAAACCGAGACGTCGTGTGATCGTAGTAGTTAATTTCGGTTGGTTTGCCTACGCCATAGGGGCGGCCGCGAAAAAAGATATCTTCGCCATAGGGGTTATCCGGGTGACTGGCAAGCACACTAGGCGCATTCAATACCGGAAAACTCGGTGAAACCTCACGGGTAATTTTGTTTCTGGCATAGCCAAATTCAGCCCACAAACGTGTTGTATCGCTCCAGTCCCAGGTAGCCCGGGCATAAGCCTGTAGTCGGTCTTCATTTGGAACCGCCGTGATTTGCGGGCCGAAATCAAACAGACAAAACGAGTTGCCATTGCTCCCTTCGGAAAAGATCCCCCCATTGGCCACACAATTTGGATCCGCAACCGTTAAGCCATTGGGGTTATTTTCATCAGCCATCGACGGAATAACAAAGCTGCCCGGGTTACCAAAGCTACTGGTTGCCGGCTGTAGCCAGTCGACCTCATCAAGCAACAAGCTTGAGCGCTCCAGAAAACTGACCGCAAATAACATATGCCCAGTATCACCGACATATCCGCCATGGGCAAAATCAATTTTGGTGTCATCCTGATCGCCATCGCTCCAGCGGGTTCGGTACTCGTATTGTAGCTCAGTGCCTTCCAGGTCATCCCGGGTAATAAAGTTGACTACCCCCGCGACCGCATCCGATCCATAAATGGCAGAAGCCCCATCTTTTAATATTTCGACCCGTTTAATCGCCAGCGTCGGGACCAATGAGGCAGTATCAACAAAACTGGCGCCCTGATCGGTCACTACCGCTGACGTAACTTGCCGGATCCCATTGAGTAGTACCAAAGTTGAAGAGACCCCCAAGCCCCGAAGGTTGACGTTTGAGGTTCCCACTGTGAAGTTTTGCGACAAGTTGTCTGAATTGTTCTGAGACCCGGCATTAAAAGGCAAAACTTCAATCAGGTCTCTGATGTTGTTCGCGCCGATATCGGTCAGGTCACTCAGTTCCGTGCTCGATATCGGAGAAGCGCTGTCAGATTGTATAGAACGCTTGATCCGCGTTCCTGTTACTGCAATCGTTTCAATAGCACTTTGATCTTTAACAGGTGTGTTGGTCTGTGTTTCAGCGACAGCCAACACTGGACAGAGTAGCATAGGCAGAGTCCGCAATAGCACGGATTGGACTCTGAGCGAGGAGTTGCACATGATTTCACCTTATTGTCTCTGACGGTAAACTTCTCAGGCTATGTGTCCCTGGAGTACAACTCCAACAGCATTTAATATTGCTGTTTTAATAATAGTCGCAGATTTCAAAGCCATGACAAAACTGGCGACTTTTTTTACCTGTTATAGCCAAAGCTTAACAGCTTGCCCAAGCCAGCAGCCCGGACAAGCTCACAACCTGTGTTTATTTACTCACACGCAACGTATAACTGCCAGCGCCAGAGTAGGAATACACAATAAATCGATAATAACCCGATGAGGCAGTGTAGTTGATGGACTCAGTAGACGTTGGTGTCTCGGATATGGCCACCTGTTGCCATCTGCCACTCAGCCACTTCTCTATTTTCAAATCGAAGTCAGCACTTGCCGGTCCGCTCAGGGTCAGCGCAATGGTGCCACCGCCATACTGAAACCAGCTACCATTTGGCTCTATCACACTTTGCTTGTCGCTCAGAGTCCCGGTATAGGTGTCCGGATCTGGCTGAGCCTCAGATTCAATGGTAAAAGAGATGGTTTGTGCCGGATCTGAAATATTGGTAATTCTGAGCCCCGAATCGCTGCCATTCCACCACAGTGCATTGGTACCGCGAGACGTTTGAGAGTTAGGTAAAGCATGGGTAAACTCTCCGGCCACATCGAACAAATCGCTCCCGTCACCGCGATTGCGCTTGTATTCCGGGTCCCGATTACCATCGCCATGTTCCATCTGAATATACGGATACCACTCATTGGAATTGCTGCCACGACTGTCGACGTGCCAGACAGCTAAGCCCTGATCGAGTTGCTCAGAATTCTGACCTGACTTATGGATGGCTTCGATATAAAAGGCTTCATTGCTGTTTGCCGGGTTGGTCCATTTATATGAAGTACCGCTGTGCGAGGTATGGCTTAATCGGCCTGATGGTGCATTCGAGTTAATGGCCGGGTTTAGCTCTGTGACTGTGTCCCAGCCAGCAATGGCCCGGAAATGTGCCACTGGTGGCGTCGGCTTGTAACGATTCGTAGTCCCGATCGCGCCGTAGCCCATCACACCAAAACTGGCGACAGAGCCTTCGGAGCTACCATCGTAGTCATAAAGATCAGGCCAGTTAGTGATCAGGTGCCCAGACTCGTGGACAAACGTACCAATTGCCAGACTGGCGCGCATATCTGTGATTTGATAGCGATCGGAGCATACCCCATCAGCGCAAAAACGTGGGCTAAGCCTCGCCATATGCGGCCATAACCCTTTAGACCAGGCACTGTCTGAGTTACCGGCATAAAAGATATTGAGGCCACGGATCTGTTTACTACTGTTTGTCGTTAACTGAGAGAAATCAAATCCCTGCTGATACTCCAGCCATTGTAATGCCTCATTGATGAGCTCCTGAGAACGCACCGTTGAGCTGAGGCTGGAATCGGCATAATATGCTTTGGTCTTTTTTGCCGTGTAATACTGAGTGACTGTATTCGTGTAATCCAGTTTATTGCCGGATACTGAGCGAAAGTAGCCACGGACCGACTGCGCATTACCAAACTCGTTATAATTAAGATCATTCAAAAAGCGCTCGACCTGAGCTTTTGAAATCGTTCCCCGCTCATCCGGAAAATCGATGATAATCGTCAACCCTTTTACCTGGCCACTGATCTCCTCAACACTTTGAGTCTCAAGCATCGAAGTGTGAAACGCCTCATGGCTTCCGAGCATACGTGCGCGCATTTTCTCAACCTGCGCAGCTCTGGCGGCATCCGTCAGCCCAGCCTGAGACTCACTGACTGTTTTTGCCGATATGTTACTCTGACTGCCAACCAGTATTTCGGTAGATACCAGCTCAGTGCCGTCATTACTGACCTTTGCATAAGCCATCCCTTTTAACGTTTCATCGTAGATCACCAAACGGCCGTCTGCGGTCCTTTGCTCTGCATAATAATCATTACCTTGCAGAAACAAGCTAATCACCTGACCGTCAGGCTGAGTGAATTCGTAAGGTGTATTGTTATAGGGTATTGCTGCCTGGGCAAGTGCAGCAACGCCCAGTGCACCAAAGGCAAACAATGATTGTAGTGTTTTCATAATTAAGTTCCTTTACATGTGAGTATTCCTTTTTCATATCAGCAGAGATATGAAAATAGGAACTTAATTATTAACCGCAAATTTACAACTGATCAAATTTAAATTTTCGTTACTATCTCATCAACAGACACACAAAGTGACACTGTTCCCATCTAACCCTAGCTCTGAGTTGTAGAGCTGGCACCGCGATTACACCACCGCTTTATCACAATGCGTCCGCCATCGGGCTTATTGATCTGCGTAGGTTGTTGCTTTGCTTTTGCCTTTCGCCAGGCTTCACTAATGGGCATATTGTTAAGCAGCTGAACGTATAGATCGACCGACGGAGTCAACTCTGAGCCTATCAGGGTGGGCATGGAAGCAATCAGCTTTTCTTGCGTAGTCGCTTGCAACTGCCGCTTTTCAACCACTGTATCAAATACAGCCAATTGCCATTGATAAAAG carries:
- a CDS encoding TonB-dependent receptor domain-containing protein encodes the protein MLLCPVLAVAETQTNTPVKDQSAIETIAVTGTRIKRSIQSDSASPISSTELSDLTDIGANNIRDLIEVLPFNAGSQNNSDNLSQNFTVGTSNVNLRGLGVSSTLVLLNGIRQVTSAVVTDQGASFVDTASLVPTLAIKRVEILKDGASAIYGSDAVAGVVNFITRDDLEGTELQYEYRTRWSDGDQDDTKIDFAHGGYVGDTGHMLFAVSFLERSSLLLDEVDWLQPATSSFGNPGSFVIPSMADENNPNGLTVADPNCVANGGIFSEGSNGNSFCLFDFGPQITAVPNEDRLQAYARATWDWSDTTRLWAEFGYARNKITREVSPSFPVLNAPSVLASHPDNPYGEDIFFRGRPYGVGKPTEINYYDHTTSRFAFGGDGELTEGIYWQFSFVAAANDAILNPRDVITDNFQAALHGFGGIKCSGTTAAEAGQGECYYFNPFDPQDPDNELLRDFIIGDYLGDAESEMRVYEAVITGESLFDVGGGDVGYALGLQYRDESINNVYDSFTQQDSFAFLIGNQNFYGERDVKALFAEVLVPLTLDLEIGAAVRYEDYGEFGGDTTNPKVSFLWLANDLFSFRGTYSTSFRAPSVHQLQGVQTNFANITDPEDGSTTFGGNRTVGDPDLVPETSQAVNLGLSFSLDELAVDLDYWDFSFEDVLTRESHQAVVNANPNDPTRVIRTSAGTISIVNTKFINAEAIDTSGLDISATTIYRTDLGDFRPQLKASYLLSYDLMDASGNTSDGLGKLNRNTVGNPAPRLRGSIGMNWSDGEHSANIYLRHVASYENDVSGESISSFNTIDLQYSVNLGEVVREDSETRLIAGIVNTTDEDPPYVAIAGSYDPRTGDPRGRRAYIKIQLSF
- a CDS encoding M6 family metalloprotease domain-containing protein, giving the protein MKTLQSLFAFGALGVAALAQAAIPYNNTPYEFTQPDGQVISLFLQGNDYYAEQRTADGRLVIYDETLKGMAYAKVSNDGTELVSTEILVGSQSNISAKTVSESQAGLTDAARAAQVEKMRARMLGSHEAFHTSMLETQSVEEISGQVKGLTIIIDFPDERGTISKAQVERFLNDLNYNEFGNAQSVRGYFRSVSGNKLDYTNTVTQYYTAKKTKAYYADSSLSSTVRSQELINEALQWLEYQQGFDFSQLTTNSSKQIRGLNIFYAGNSDSAWSKGLWPHMARLSPRFCADGVCSDRYQITDMRASLAIGTFVHESGHLITNWPDLYDYDGSSEGSVASFGVMGYGAIGTTNRYKPTPPVAHFRAIAGWDTVTELNPAINSNAPSGRLSHTSHSGTSYKWTNPANSNEAFYIEAIHKSGQNSEQLDQGLAVWHVDSRGSNSNEWYPYIQMEHGDGNRDPEYKRNRGDGSDLFDVAGEFTHALPNSQTSRGTNALWWNGSDSGLRITNISDPAQTISFTIESEAQPDPDTYTGTLSDKQSVIEPNGSWFQYGGGTIALTLSGPASADFDLKIEKWLSGRWQQVAISETPTSTESINYTASSGYYRFIVYSYSGAGSYTLRVSK